From one Longimicrobium sp. genomic stretch:
- a CDS encoding ABC-F family ATP-binding cassette domain-containing protein — translation MISVSNLEKSFGDRVLFADAAFQLNPGERYGIVGANGCGKTTLLNILSGDGEPSRGSVSIPKQARLGVLRQDQFLYEDQEVLAVALMGHPELWDAMVAKEELLAQAHIHFDADRFSELEDTVQRLDGYTAEARAATILEGLGLPAEVHRQPLSTLSGGFKLRVLLAQVLAGSPDVLLLDEPTNHLDILSIRWLEKFLQDFEGPVAVISHDHRFLDNISTYILDVDYQTVTMYRGNYSDFLVQKVEDRERKEKEIEGRQKEIAHHQKFVDKFKAKASKARQAQSKLKMIERKVDELEELPGSSRRYPKFRFVPRRESGKQVLKISGIKKA, via the coding sequence ATGATCTCCGTATCCAATCTCGAAAAGTCTTTCGGCGACCGCGTGCTCTTCGCCGATGCAGCCTTTCAGCTGAACCCGGGCGAGCGCTACGGCATCGTGGGCGCCAACGGGTGCGGCAAGACCACGCTGCTCAACATTCTCAGCGGCGACGGCGAGCCCAGCAGGGGCAGCGTCTCCATTCCCAAGCAGGCGCGCCTGGGGGTGCTTCGCCAGGACCAGTTCCTGTACGAAGACCAGGAGGTGCTGGCGGTGGCGCTGATGGGCCACCCGGAGCTGTGGGACGCCATGGTGGCCAAAGAAGAGCTGCTGGCCCAGGCGCACATCCACTTCGACGCCGACCGCTTCAGCGAGCTGGAGGATACGGTGCAGCGGCTGGACGGCTACACCGCCGAGGCGCGCGCCGCCACCATCCTCGAGGGGCTGGGCCTGCCGGCGGAGGTGCACCGGCAGCCGCTCTCCACGCTCTCCGGCGGCTTCAAGCTGCGCGTGCTGCTGGCGCAGGTGCTGGCCGGCTCGCCCGACGTGCTGCTCCTCGACGAGCCTACCAACCACCTGGACATCCTGTCCATCCGCTGGCTGGAAAAGTTCCTTCAGGACTTCGAGGGTCCCGTGGCGGTGATCAGCCACGACCACCGCTTCCTGGACAACATCTCCACCTACATCCTGGACGTCGACTACCAGACGGTGACGATGTACCGGGGCAACTACAGCGACTTCCTGGTGCAGAAGGTGGAAGACCGCGAGCGGAAGGAAAAGGAGATCGAGGGGCGGCAGAAGGAGATCGCGCACCACCAGAAGTTCGTCGACAAGTTCAAGGCCAAGGCCAGCAAGGCGCGCCAGGCCCAGAGCAAGCTCAAGATGATCGAGCGCAAGGTCGACGAGCTCGAGGAGCTTCCCGGCAGCTCGCGGCGCTACCCCAAGTTCCGCTTCGTGCCGCGGCGCGAGAGCGGCAAGCAGGTGCTGAAGATCTCGGGGATCAAGAAGGCG